The Bombyx mori chromosome 8, ASM3026992v2 genomic sequence acgcaaaaagaactaaatttttatacaaacatatttcggaacaaacaataaaaatgaaggaaaaacgaaacgaaaaaagagCAGGAGAaacagaatttaatattaaaccagGAGACACCATATTTtccaaaaacacaaataaaagaattagCAAAGATAAGCCGCGTTACCAAAAAGCTATAGTTACAGATGACATAGTCAGAAACACAGTTCCCGTTCAAATAAAAGAACGCAGTACAAAAGTTCcactaaaaaacattaaacgccCTTCACAGGCACCTCCGCGTCCTCCTGATGACGATCATGACGACGCAAGTCCACGCCCTTCAACTTcaggtattaaataacaatcccGGAGTTTTACCCGTCAGGGAAGGCACTGCTGTTTTGAGCAAAGACAAGTGGATAATAGCAAGAGTATTGGACTTTAAACCTATTAGAGAAGACTTAGATATTAATATTCAATGTTTCAGGGAACTAAATAGTTTAGTTAgtgttaagtttattaagaactttacttataattttatagatgtAAGAGAACAAGTAGACTATATGCAAAATTTAACAGTAAGCAAATTCGAACAAATCACTCCTACCTTTAAAATTAAACGCGGACTGATTAACCCAAttggatcattaattaaaatcattacagGAAATCTGGATCACGATGATGCCATAAAATACGataaattaattagtgaagTAAAATCAGATCAAGAcgctaatgataaaaaaataacgttaaTCTCTGAAATGGTGCAAATTCTATCTAATTCAACCATTACCTTAAATAGAAACCTCATTCGATTGAATAGAGAAATTGCAACATTGTGGCAAAATTATACTGAAAATTTACGAATTGAACACTTTGAAGTTCAAATCATATccgcatacaataaaatataccatAACCTTCAGACGATTCACGTTAAACTAAGTGAAATAGAAACTAGTTTTGCACTTAGTAGATTAGGAATATTACATCAATCCATTATTGattcaaacaaattattaagtttacttgaaaatattcataagaaagataaattagtttatacccctattttagaaaatttagtTAAGATAGAGCAAACGATAACACTTAAGGCTTATTTTAAGAAGAGCCAAATTACCTACGTTTTGGAAATACCTTTGATCGAAAAGGAAAGCTATATCTATTATAAGCTAATACCATTGCCCGTATCTAAAAATCCCACAGTAATTATCCTTCCAAAATATCCCTACCTCTTAGCGAAAGGGTTGAAGATCAGACTGCTTGCCCAGCCATGCCAGGAAATCGACGAGGCCAGCTTCATCTGCATTAACGATGAGATGCTACAATTCATACAAGACCCCTGCATAACTGATCTAATGATGTACGTAGAAAACGTGAAATCATGCATTCAAATTCCAGTAATTATAGAAGACATCAAAATTCAGATTCTACAACAAAACCAATGGATTTTATACGCTGGAGATGAGACATTACTCACCAAAACCTGTCCTGAAGAAATATCCCGACAGAAAATCCAAGGCACCTATATACTCACCCTTGATGACCCCTGTGAAATTAAGATCCGAAATATAACTCTGAAAATGCGCCAAACCAATGTGGAAAATGTAGAATATACAAAATCACCGATGCTCAATTTACCCCTACTTGATTCAacgagtaaaataaaaactgcagAACCAGTGCACCTGGAAGACGTCGATCTTACAGACTTGAAGATCCTCTCATTCGCCCTGAAGAAAAGTGTTAGTGGTTGTGAAAACAGTGAAAAGGCAATTATCCGTGTGAAAAGTGTTAGCGTTTGGACTCTTTGcatctatgtaattttaataactttcatGTTATGTGCCTTAGTATATAAGTTCCGTATGAAATTTTGTAAGATTTCAGTACGTAGTTCTCCTGAAACAGAGAACTCCGTTCTTAAGGAGGGAGGAGTTACGTCGGGCACCTCTGCTGACGCATGTCTGCAAAGGCAGATCTTCGGCGAACTCAACTGCTGAATTGTGGAATTCGCAGACGACGGCATCCGCTGGACCGGTGGTCCGATGCCCTTCCCGTTAGATTAAGATTAGTAATAAGTTAGTCTTAAGTCAGATTTGGTACGGAATaaacgttcataaaatataatttctattttttaaaacgtactccgcgtggcccgcaacttgactaccttgtaaacacgctcacgtgtttaatacttgtaaacacgctgacgtgtacgaagtgctataaatacggccgtgctgtctagcgtttattcattcgtgtccgagccgtagtacagtacggatctctctgtaacgttgttatgcttctcgtgcaatatacgcagttctcgtgaagttttgttttggaagcccaaacatgagtcatcgtcgagaacttaaagaccgtgacgtcagcaatggtgacgtcacactttttaaaaacattccttcagcgtttctcctccgtcatatatattatatttttatgttaatgcactgtcgattgcacctataattgaggtgacatctgccatgaacttttgtcaattgttcaatgttttgtattgatgatcactttgttggtgcaacttaataaataaataaaaaaaaaaaaatcatgacgaGGCTGGTCATTGTTGACGTCAAGTTGACGTGACGGAGTTTACATTAGACATTCATTACATCAAAGCATCATCatctaaagaaaacaaaaagctTTATGCGAAATTTTGAATCACGTCCCTGTCTATTTATGGCACAAAGTAGCCTTGTATTCCGTGTCGAGAATGCAGTTGTAACCTACACCTACGAAAGGGGTCGGCTGCTTTCgctataatatttataagtacagCATAGACTATTCACCTACTTACTTCCTTTAAAAATAAGAACAAAAAATGTCGTCATCATCGTCAAATAATTGCGTAGCATGAATAAAAATCGtatttaacaattataaataatacccttttttttattgcttagatgggtggacgagctcacagcccacctgttgttaagtggttactggagcccatcgacatctacaacgtaaatgcgccacccaccttgagatataagttctaagatcttagtatagttacaacggctgccccacccttcaaaccgaaacgcattactgcttcacggcagaaataggcagggtggtggtacccacccgcgcggactcacagcaggtcctaccaccagtaattacgcaaattataattttgcgggtctgtCTCAAATCTAACAATATTGGCGCAGTTTCccgaaaaatgtaaaaaaatatatagccacataaaaacatacaaattgAGTCATTGATCCCTGAGGGAGACAAGATAATTTGGTGGACAGTGACAAATTAATGAGTAAATAAGCGTTGATAATGATCTAGAGTAAAAAGTGTGGCACGGGGCGGTTCCCCTGCTGACAAATGAATGAGGCTGGGGAAAAAATAATTGTCCTATTTAAATTGTAGCGGCCTCGTAAAAGAAAAATGAAAGgacattttattgttattttaaattacgtaaTAACGTCCATTGTTTTTGCTGCAAAACGAATCAGGCCGAAGCCCTTgatattatatttgtaatttaggtacataatattaaaataacaaaaacctgTCTTTGACATGAACTTAATCgatcgtgattttttttataatcactCGTACGATTTACTCAATTGtgattatattttatgcaattttatttgatatctgaagttttaagtttatagagGAAGGTTAGGAAGAATAAATCTACAGTACATTGGCTaatgatttcaaaatttaaacgcACGTCAGGAGAGTGACGATGCAAAAAAGGAAAACTAAAGAAACGAGAAATAAACCTTTGATGCGTTTTATAAGGCTATGGGGCCTTGAAAAAATACAGAATCAGAAATGTAAGTTTCATGTAAGTGTGCATATTTAATACATATGAGAACTATCatctaaaatgaataaaaagtcCAAAATTCGgctataaaacatttttttaatgattgtcaCATCACCACATTATGTAAgtactaactaactattctacctatttctgccacgaagaaATCATTCGTTCCAGCTTAAAAGTTGGGAAAGTTATtgctatttatatattaatgattaggtgggtggacgagcccaaagtccacctgatgttaagtggttacgggagcccatagacatctacaacataaatgccaccacataccttgagatatgagttctaaggtctcagcttacagtacaacggctgccccgcccttcaaaccgaaacgcattactgcttcacggcagaaataggcagggtggtggtacctacccgtgcggactcacaagaggtcctaccaccagtgattacgcaaattataattttgcgggtttggtttttattacacgatgttagtccttcaacgtggaagtcaaacgtggataattgttaagtacgtatttcattagaaaaattggtacccgcctgcgggattcgaacatcgctgcatcgcaagatacgaatgcaccgaacgtcttatcctttagaccacgtattcattccgatagaggcacccgtcacgtgcggacgtgctcatcgtccactcgatcgcccggtctttgttcgcccggcttttgttagcccggccattgttcgcgcggcctgtgtttgtggtacatctgccgactaagtgctctttctggaagtttttatttgttttgtttccttttgttgtttctgtgttcgtggtacatctgccgacaaagtggtttcctgcaagtatttatttgttttgtttcttttcgtaatttctgttttgttgtgctttttctttgtcctgtagtaatcgcgccgcattgccacctgtgttcaatagaaccgctcaggtccgagaagttggggcctcgccgcaaggcgagtgttttcaagacccggggccgccccacctgggtactcagcgatcatggacgctgtattcgcggaattcctccgacttcgccacccacagctcgcctcggagtttttggccttcaaggccaatcacactgcgagccctctcgaggactacgccgcgctcgctgctcctgcgtcgcctgtacctgcgtgcagagcattgagcaccgcagcctctgtcgtgcctgccgctcccgtgtcgcctatactggcgagaaaagctgctgcgtcgtccgccgtgaccatcgtttcagctgagcgatcatccgcggcctccgtcgcgccctctaaaacacctacacttgctcgtaggtcgcctgcacccgcctcctcgtgctccgactctgactcggacatggaggtcgacctcgcccccgcctcatcgacggatggattcaccctggtacagaagggtaagaagcgtgccgcggagtctcgagctcccgcggccgctaaaattagcaaagccgtgaacgcgtcgcgcccccgccctcagactcccgttgcgcccccagcccgtgccactccgtcgccgcgtccggtggcacaaaataaaacccagacccctcccccggttatccttcaggagaaggcagcttgggatcgagtttgcctggcccttaaggccaaaaatataaatttcacgaatgcccgtaacctcgcgaacggcattcaaattaaggttcaaacacccgacgaccatagggccctctcttcttacctccgtaaggagcgtataagtttccatacgtatacgctccaggaggagcgcgaactccgcgttgtaatacgcggaatccctaaagagttagatgtagagctcgtaaaagccgacctgttagaacaaggcctaccagtgaattctgtgcaccgtatgcacaccggtcgcggtagggagccatataatatggttctagtcgctctccagcctacccccgagggtaagaaaatctttaacacacagaccgtctgtaggctctctggtatcgctgtcgaagccccccataaaaaaggcactcctagccagtgccataactgtcaattgtacgggcactcttcccgtaactgtcacgcgcgcccccgatgtgttaagtgtttgggcgatcacgccacggccctctgcgctcgcgaccaaaaaaccgcgacggaaccgcctagctgcgtcctgtgtcgaacacagggtcaccccgcgaattaccgtggttgcccccgagcccctaaaataaatcgccgcgtcgcccgccaaaaccgcctccgagcttccggcccagacatcaaagcctcggcaccctctgcgtcgcaggctaagccagcgttcgttccggcggcggtgcccagtgtctcggcctgggcaaaaccgctgccgtacacgaacacggctacaactccctcctccgcgattcgtcccgcccccgcgactcgtccctctcccgcgacttgccctccgaccgcgtccgaaaatctcgctttagcgatcgacttctttcagtcgatcaactttgagcgcgttaacgctttgggcgacgccattcgcgctgcctccactgcacaa encodes the following:
- the LOC134199254 gene encoding uncharacterized protein LOC134199254, with amino-acid sequence MDSLHLRVLLMTIMTTQVHALQLQVLNNNPGVLPVREGTAVLSKDKWIIARVLDFKPIREDLDINIQCFRELNSLVSVKFIKNFTYNFIDVREQVDYMQNLTVSKFEQITPTFKIKRGLINPIGSLIKIITGNLDHDDAIKYDKLISEVKSDQDANDKKITLISEMVQILSNSTITLNRNLIRLNREIATLWQNYTENLRIEHFEVQIISAYNKIYHNLQTIHVKLSEIETSFALSRLGILHQSIIDSNKLLSLLENIHKKDKLVYTPILENLVKIEQTITLKAYFKKSQITYVLEIPLIEKESYIYYKLIPLPVSKNPTVIILPKYPYLLAKGLKIRLLAQPCQEIDEASFICINDEMLQFIQDPCITDLMMYVENVKSCIQIPVIIEDIKIQILQQNQWILYAGDETLLTKTCPEEISRQKIQGTYILTLDDPCEIKIRNITLKMRQTNVENVEYTKSPMLNLPLLDSTSKIKTAEPVHLEDVDLTDLKILSFALKKSVSGCENSEKAIIRVKSVSVWTLCIYVILITFMLCALVYKFRMKFCKISVRSSPETENSVLKEGGVTSGTSADACLQRQIFGELNC